In Microcoleus sp. bin38.metabat.b11b12b14.051, the genomic stretch AAAATTGGATTAGATATGCGATCGGTTTGTAGTTCATGCCAATACAGACGATCGCGCTCGCACTTAAATTAAATGCTTGAATTAAAAGCTATGTGAGGTCGATCGTGTAAACTAAATTTAGTCCTGTTAATCAAATGCGCCGATCCTGCAATGAAAACCCTAGCTAAATGGTCTGTAGGTGACTACCACCGCATGATAGAAGCAGGCATTCTGCGCGATCGCCGTGTAGAGTTGCTAGCTGGTGAAGTTTACGAAATGAGTCCAGAAACCCCAATCCACTACAATACTATCAGACGAGACAGTAAATACCTCGAAGAACTGCTCGCCGGTCAAGCTGATGTCCGCTGCAATGGGCCAATCACACTCTCGGATTCGGAACCAGAACCAGATATTGCGATCGTGCGATCGCCCGAATCTGCTTACAACGATCGCCATCCCGAACCTCAAGACATATTTTGGATCGTAGAGATTGCTCAAACTAGCTTGAGAAAAGACTTAGAATTGAAATCTGCTATCTATGCTGCGGCTGGAATTCAGGAATATTGGGTGTTGGATTTATCTGCCAAACATACGATCGTGTTCCGATATCCTGAACATGGCGAATACGCGATCGAGCAAAAGCTCGAAGACGGAATCATTATACCGCTCGCATTTCCCGACATTCGGGTATCCGTTGAGAGACTTTTGGGTTGAATAAGATTGATCTTATTGACAAAATCGCCGGCGATTTTCTAGGGGATAGCTTCGATCGCCCTTACAGAAAACTCGCGATCGGGCGATCGGCACAAATATTTACAAAAATAATTGATTTTTCAGAACAGTTGTGTTAAAGTAGTCTAGATGCGGGAGTATAGCTCAGTTGGTTAGAGCAGGTGACTCTTAATCTCAAGGTCGAAGGTTCAAGTCCTTCTACTCCCATCCTCAAACAACATAGTACAATACCAATACCCGCAAGCTGTGGTGATATCGTCAATCTAAAATATTGACAATAATATCTGTGTCAATCAGCTTGTACAATAATTCCCATGAACATCCAGCAATTTGTTGACAATTCCCTCGGACAATGGCGATCGCAGCGCAGCGCCCATCACTTGACTTTCCGACACTTTGAAGCGATCGAGTCAGTCATTGATATCGTTGCACTCTCACCCGATGATGCTGCCGTAATCGACCTC encodes the following:
- a CDS encoding Uma2 family endonuclease → MKTLAKWSVGDYHRMIEAGILRDRRVELLAGEVYEMSPETPIHYNTIRRDSKYLEELLAGQADVRCNGPITLSDSEPEPDIAIVRSPESAYNDRHPEPQDIFWIVEIAQTSLRKDLELKSAIYAAAGIQEYWVLDLSAKHTIVFRYPEHGEYAIEQKLEDGIIIPLAFPDIRVSVERLLG